The proteins below are encoded in one region of Brassica napus cultivar Da-Ae chromosome A6, Da-Ae, whole genome shotgun sequence:
- the LOC106346458 gene encoding glyceraldehyde-3-phosphate dehydrogenase GAPA2, chloroplastic, translated as MASATFSVAKPSLQGFSDFSGLRNSSALPFGKKSSSDEFVSFVSFQTSAMGSNGGYRKGVTEAKLKVAINGFGRIGRNFLRCWHGRKDSPLDVIAINDTGGVKQATHLLKYDSTLGIFDADVKPSGDSALSVDGKIIKIVSDRNPSNLPWGELGIDLVIEGTGVFVDREGAGKHIQAGAKKVLITAPGKGDIPTYVVGVNAELYSHEDTIISNASCTTNCLAPFVKVLDQKFGIIKGTMTTTHSYTGDQRLLDASHRDLRRARAAALNIVPTSTGAAKAVALVLPNLKGKLNGIALRVPTPNVSVVDLVVQVSKKTFAEEVNAAFRDAAEKELKGILDVCDEPLVSVDFRCSDVSSTIDSSLTMVMGDDMVKVIAWYDNEWGYSQRVVDLADIVANNWK; from the exons ATGGCTTCGGCTACTTTCTCTGTGGCCAAACCATCTCTTCAg GGTTTCTCTGACTTCTCAGGACTTCGAAACTCCTCTGCTCTTCCCTTCGGCAAGAAGTCTTCTTCCGATGAGTTTGTTTCCTTCGTCAGCTTCCAAACTTCTGCT ATGGGAAGCAATGGTGGATACAGGAAAGGAGTGACCGAGGCCAAGCTAAAGGTAGCCATCAATGGATTCGGTAGGATCGGCAGGAACTTCTTGAGATGCTGGCACGGTCGTAAAGACTCTCCTCTCGATGTTATCGCCATTAACGACACTGGTGGTGTCAAACAAGCAACGCATCTCCTCAAATACGACTCAACTCTTGGAATCTTCGATGCTGACGTCAAACCTTCAGGAGACTCTGCTCTCTCCGTTGATGGAAAGATCATCAAGATTGTTTCTGATCGCAACCCATCCAACCTCCCCTGGGG GGAACTAGGCATTGACTTGGTTATCGAAGGAACCGGAGTGTTTGTAGACAGAGAAGGTGCTGGAAAGCACATTCAAGCTGGAGCCAAGAAGGTTCTAATCACTGCACCTGGTAAAGGTGATATCCCTACCTATGTCGTTGGTGTCAATGCTGAACTTTACAGCCATGAAGACACAATCATCAGCAATGCTTCTTGTACTACTAACTGTCTCGCTCCATTCGTCAAGGTCCTTGACCAGAAGTTCG GGATCATAAAGGGTACAATGACAACCACTCACTCATACACTGGTGACCAGAGGCTGCTAGATGCTAGCCACCGTGATCTAAGGAGAGCAAGAGCAGCGGCTTTGAACATCGTTCCAACATCTACCGGAGCAGCTAAGGCCGTGGCGCTAGTGCTCCCTAACCTCAAAGGGAAACTCAACGGAATCGCGTTGCGTGTGCCAACTCCCAACGTCTCGGTGGTTGACTTAGTTGTGCAAGTCTCAAAGAAGACTTTTGCTGAAGAGGTCAACGCTGCTTTCAGGGATGCAGCTGAGAAAGAGCTTAAAGGTATACTCGATGTCTGCGATGAGCCTCTTGTCTCTGTTGACTTCAGGTGCTCTGATGTGTCGTCCACCATTGATTCTTCTCTGACCATGGTTATGGGAGATGATATGGTTAAAGTGATTGCTTGGTATGATAATGAATGGGGTTACTCTCAGAGAGTTGTTGATTTGGCTGACATTGTTGCCAATAACTGGAAGTGA
- the LOC106351244 gene encoding nudix hydrolase 12, mitochondrial codes for MSVISSRTGRDRQRYDNNFRLVSGCIPYRLIKDEGIEEDTSVDFVNKLQVLMVTSPNRHDLVFPKGGWEDDETVLEAASREAMEEAGVKGSLREVPLGVWEFRSKSSISSSCNEEDECFGGCKGYMFALEVTEELEDWPERENRERKWLSVKEALELCRYEWMQRALEEFLRVMQEEEEEEEEEEKKLRTEEETVQDDSSKLQECQIDPCYCFVVN; via the exons ATGTCCGTTATATCATCTCGGACAGGACGAGATCGTCAACGTTATGACAACAACTTTCGTCTCGTTTCTGG ATGCATTCCGTATAGGCTGATCAAAGACGAGGGAATTGAAGAAGACACAAGTGTTGACTTTGTAAACAAGCTTCAAGTTCTCATGGTTACATCTCCTAATCGTCATGATCTTGTCTTCCCaaag GGAGGATGGGAAGATGATGAGACAGTTCTTGAAGCTGCTTCTCGTGAAGCCATGGAAGAGGCTGGAGTTAAAGGAAGCCTTAGA GAAGTTCCTTTAGGAGTTTGGGAATTTAGAAGCAAAagtagtattagtagtagttgcAATGAGGAGGATGAATGTTTTGGTGGATGCAAAGGATATATGTTTGCATTAGAGGTAACCGAAGAACTCGAGGATTGGCCAGAACGTGAGAATCGTGAGAGGAAATGG TTGAGTGTTAAAGAAGCATTGGAGCTGTGTCGATATGAGTGGATGCAGAGAGCACTTGAAGAGTTTTTAAGAGTaatgcaagaagaagaagaagaagaagaagaagaagaaaagaaattgaGAACAGAGGAAGAGACAGTGCAGGATGATTCTTCAAAGCTACAGGAGTGTCAAATAGATCCTTGTTACTGTTTTGTAGTTAATTAG
- the LOC111216244 gene encoding nudix hydrolase 12, mitochondrial-like, with amino-acid sequence MSVLSSRTGRDRQRYDNNFRLVSGCIPYRLIKDKKLEEDTSVDFVNKLQVLMVSSPNRHDLVFPKGGWENDETVLEAASREAMEEAGVKGILREVPLGVWEFRSKSSISTNAEDESFGGCKGYMFALEVTEELQEWPERGNRQRKWLNVKEALELCRYEWMQRALEAFLRVMQEEEEGK; translated from the exons ATGTCGGTTCTTTCATCTCGGACAGGACGAGATCGTCAACGTTACGACAACAACTTCCGACTCGTTTCTGg ATGCATTCCGTATCGTCTGATCAAAGACAAGAAACTTGAAGAAGACACAAGTGTTGACTTTGTAAACAAGCTTCAAGTTCTCATGGTTTCATCTCCTAATCGTCATGATCTTGTCTTCCcaaag GGAGGATGGGAAAATGATGAGACCGTTCTTGAAGCTGCTTCTCGCGAAGCCATGGAAGAAGCTGGAGTTAAAGGAATACTTAGA GAAGTTCCTTTAGGAGTTTGGGAATTTAGAAGCAAAAGTAGTATTAGTACCAATGCGGAGGATGAATCTTTTGGTGGATGCAAAGGCTATATGTTTGCATTAGAGGTAACCGAAGAACTCCAGGAATGGCCAGAACGTGGGAATCGCCAAAGAAAATGG TTGAATGTTAAAGAAGCATTAGAGCTGTGTCGGTATGAGTGGATGCAGAGAGCACTTGAAGCGTTTTTGAGAGTaatgcaagaagaagaagaaggaaaataG